The genomic stretch CGAAATCCGGCATTGGCCGCCGATCCGCCTGGAAAAGGCGCGGATTATTTGCGGGGCGCCGCGGGAGGCACGACTTATCGCCGCCCGCCGGGCTCTTGTCCGAGGCTTTTCCGCGCCTTGCCGGTGAAAGTCTCCGGAAGCGACATTCCTGGAGGAAGCCTTCTCAATCCGCGCGGGCAAGCCAATGCAAGAATTGCCAGACCGGCTGAAGAGGGGATTTTCTTGCGTTTTCCAGCTTTCCTTGTTTTTTAGAGTTTTTTACCTTGTTCTTACGGTGTTCCCGGAGAGGGGAGGTTACATTTATGCTTGATTAATTGCATTGCAATAATTCCGGACTTCCTTCTCCCCCGGGGGCGCCAAACGAGGGGGCGGGGTTTTTATGTCTGTTCCTCTAAAGCTGTTGATCGTGGAAGATTCCCCGGACGACGCAGAATTGCTGATGCGGGAACTGCGCAACTCCGGTTATGAGCTTTCGGCCACCCGGGTGGAGGACGAGGAGCATTTTCTGGCCGCCCTGGGCGCACTGCCGCAAATCATCCTCATGGATTTCCGCCTGCCCGAATTCAACGCCCTGCGCGGCTTGGAGATCCTCCGCGACCGGTCGCTCGACATCCCCTGCATCGTCATCAGCGGAATCCTCAGCGATGAGACGGCGGTGGAATGCATCCGCCAAGGGGCCGCCGATTACCTGCTGAAGGACCGGCTGGCGCGGCTGGGCGCGGCCGTGGACCGCGCGATCCGGGAGCAGGAGGCGAAAGCCGACTGGCATCGGACGGAACTTGCGCTGCACGCGAGCGAAGCGCAGCTCCTGCGGCTGATGGAGAACGCCCAGGATATCGTCCTCCGCTACCGGAGGGGGGGCGAGCCGCAGTTCCTGTACGTCAATCCCTCGGTGCGATCGATCACCGGTTTTTCCCCGGAGGAGTTCTACGCCGATCCGCGGTTGTGGGGGGCGCGGGTTTCGGTTAACGGGCAGGAAGCCCCGCAACCCGCCAGGGAGGACCCGACCGGGACAGCGCTGCTGGAATACGGGCCGAAGATCCGGTTTCTGCGCAAAGACGGGACCACGGCCTGGCTGGAACAGCGCGTGGCGCTGGTGCGGGAGGGGGCGGACGATCCGGAGACGGTGGAGGGGATCATCCGCGACGTCACCGAAAGGGAGCAGCGCGAGCGGGAACTGAAAGCGATCACCTCGGTAGCCAATGCGATGCGTTCCGCGCCGACCCGCAGCGACATTTACCCCATTCTGTTGCAGCAACTCCGGGATTTGCTCAAAGCCGACGGAGTCGCCCTGGCGATGAAGGATGCCGCCAACGACGACATGATCGTCGAATTGGCGATCGGGGTCTGGGCCGACCGGACCGGAAAACGGATCAGCCACGCGATGGCGGACGACGGCGGGATCGCCCAGCCGGTGCGCGACGCCCGCGGGATGATGAACGGCCTGGCGGACGTGGTTTGCGTGCCGATGATCTCCCAGGGACAGACGATCGGGGTGCTGTGGGCGGGATGCAACGCCGAAGTCAGCGACGGAGAACTGCGGATCCTTTCGGCGGCTGCGGATATCGCGGCCAACGCCCTGCGGCGGGCGGCGCTCCACGAACAAACCCAACGCCGGCTGCAGCACATCACCGCCCTGCGGGCGATCGACATGGCGATCACCTCCAGTTTGGACCTGCGGGTCACGCTGAATTTCTTTCTCGACCAGGTGACCATCCGCCTGGGAATCCATGCCGCGTCGGTTCTGCTTCTGGATCCGCGAACGCAGATCCTGCAGTTCACCGCCGGCAGGGGGTTTCACACCCAGGCGCTGCACCACTCCAAGCTGAGGCTGGGCGAAGGCGTGGCCGGACGCGCGGCGCTCGAGCGGCGGATGATCAGCATTCCGGACCTGACGAAATCCTCAGAAGGATACCGGCGAGCGCCGCTGCTGACCGACGAAGGATTCGTATCCTACTTCGCGGCGCCGCTGGTGGCCAAGGGGCAGGTGAAGGGGGTGTTGGAGATTTTCCACCGCGCCCCGCTGGAGCCCGACAACGAATGGCTGGAGTTCCTCGACACCCTGGCGGTGCAGGCGGCGATCGCGATCGACAACGCCGGTTTATTCGAGGGTTTGCAGCGCTCCAATTTGGAGCTGGCGATGGCTTACGACGCCACCATCGAGGGCTGGTCCCGGGCGCTGGACATGCGCGACCGCGAGACCGAAGGCCACACGCAGCGCGTGACCGACATGACCCTGCGGCTGGCGCGGATGATGGGCGTGGGGGAGGATGAGCTGGTCCACATGCGGCGCGGGGCGCTGCTGCACGACATCGGCAAGATGGGCATTCCCGACAATATCCTGCTCAAGCCGGGGCCGCTCACGGACGAGGAGTGGGTTGTTATGCGCCGCCATCCGGAGTATGCCTACGAACTGCTTTCGATGGTCAACTACCTTCGTCCGGCGCTGCCGATCCCCTATTGCCACCATGAAAAGTGGGACGGCACGGGGTATCCGCGCGGATTGGTGGCGGAGGCCATCCCGCTGGCGGCCCGGTTGTTCGCGGTGGTGGACGTCTGGGACGCCCTGCGGTCGGAAAGGCCTTACCGGAAGGCGTGGCCGGACGAAAAAGTGCGCCAATACCTCCAGGAGCAATCCGGGAAGCATTTCGACCCCCAGGCAATGTTATTGTTTATGAAGGTGTTGGACCAGGACGGCCCCGCGGGCGGCTCCCCCGATCAGAGCAACTAGAGCGCGATTCCCATAATTTTTTGAACGGCGCTGATAATCCGTTCCTTGTCGGCGGGCTTGACGATGTAATCCTTCGCGCCGGCGCGGATGGCCTGGAGCACATGCGCCTCCTGCCCCAGGGAGGCCAGCATTATTACCTTGGCGTCCGGTTTGGCGGCCAAAATTTCCTTTAGCGCCGCCAGGCCGTCCTTTTCCGGCATGTTGAGATCCAGCAATACCACGTCGGGCTGTTCGGCCTGGAAAAGTTCCACGGCTTTTACGCCGTTGTCGGCCTCCAGGACGGTAAACCCTTCAACGGCAAGGATCCGGATCGTCTGCACCCGGAAAAACTCGGCGTCGTCGGCGATTAGAATTTTCGGCATCCGATCCCTCCATCCAGGCAGAGCCTTGCATCCCCGCGGACGGGGAGCCGCCGATACAACTCCGTTATCCCGTCTGTGATTTTACCGCATCCCTGAAAATCCCCGGCCGCAAGACTCGCCTTCTGCGAGCGCGGCAAGAATCCGGCCGAGGCGCGGAGCCGCGCGCCCCCGGCAGGAAGCGGCCGAAGCTCGGGGAAATTGCCGGCGCGGTTGACGGAGCCGCGCATTAACCGCCGCTTTATTTCCACCGCTTTCGCTTTTTGGCATACTGGAACAGATTCCGGACAAGCGATCGGAGGAAGCTCGGTGGCAGGCAGAATGAAATCCGCCCTCTGGAAAAACGGCCGCCGCGGCGCACGTCCGGCGACGCCGCACGAATTGGTCGGCAGGACGTACGATTTGGCGATCCGGGCCTGCCGCAAGGGCGAGGCGGAGAAATCGGAAAAGGCCATTTTGCTCCTGCGCGAATTAATGCGCGCGGTCGGCCCCGAGGATTCCGCGGATGTGCTGAAGTTCTACGATTGGTGCGTGAAGCGGATTCGGGCGGACGAGTTCGACGCGGCGGTCCAGACTTTGACCGACCTGCGTGCGGCATGGGAGCAGGCGGAGCGGCGTTTTCCGGCTTGACCCTCCTTCCGCCGCGGTGGATGATCCGTGCGGCGGATTAATCAGCCGGCGGCGCAGCCTCCGCGTTCCCCGGTTCTTCGGCGAGCAGATCCCGCATCCCCTCCAAGGCGTTCGGCTCCGGAACGGAAGCCAGCTTTTCCGCCAGGCGGTTCTGCTGTTGGATGACGTCGAGCAGTTCGCTGCGAAGAATCGCCACTTCCCGGGGCGCGTCGATGCCCAGTTTCACCTTCTCCCCATCGACCCCGAGCACCGTAACGACGATGTTCCCGCCGATGACGACGCTTTCTTCGGTGCGCCGCGTTAGCACCAACATTTCATACCTCCCCTGCTCCCATGGTTCCCTCGGCTTCATTATATATCAAGGCATGCCGGGGGTTCCGGCGGAGGAGGGGCCGTCCGGCGCGGCGATCAGAAGGTTTTTTCACCGAGGAGCAGGCTGGCGAGGATCGAAATCTCCCCGGTGTGCAGGTCGCCGTGGATCCGCGGGCCGTGCGAGAGGAAAGCCAGCGGAAGCCGGCTGCGGTTGAGAACGTTGTACAAGCCGCCGAAGGAGCGGGTTTCGTCCAGGCGGGTGACGACCGCGCCGCCGATTCCCATGTGGGAAAAGGCGGTGTACATATCTTGAAGGTCGGACTCCTTTGCCGTGGCTGGAACCACCCACAGGATGTGGCGGTCCGGAATGTCGGCAATGCAGGCATCCAGGAAGCGAATTTCCTCCGGGCGGTAAGGATTGCTGCCGGGCGTGTCGACCAGAAATAAATCGGAATCCGAATCCCGATGCAGCAAGGAGGGCAATTCTTCCGGCCGGTATGCCAACTGGAGCGGGATGCCGAGCGGGGCGGTGAAAGCCTGGGCTTTGGCGATCGCCCCGGCGCGGGTGGCGTCGGAGGAGATCCAATGAACCCGCTTGCCGAGCGATTTGATGGCATATGACGCGATTTTGGCGCAGGCGCTGGTCTTCCCGCAGCCGTTGGATCCGACGAGAAAGATAATCTTGCGGTGCATCAGGCAGGCGCCGCAGTCGGACCGCAGGCCGCGGAGGATCTGCTGGCGGACGAATTCGCGGGTCAGGGTTTCGTCGCCGAGAATCCGGGCATCCGGGTTTTCCTTCACGGATTTCACAACCCGGGCGATCCAATCGGAAGCAACACCCTGGGCGCGCAACCGCTTGTCGAGGTGGGCCAATGCGGGAGGCAGGGGCGCGCCGGCGGCCGGCGCCGCGGACGCGGGATTGGCGCCGCCGGTCGGATCGGAAGCGGCCGGCGGGGGCGGGATTCCACCGCCGACCGGCCGGACCGGATTTTGTTCCGCTTCGGGCGGTTCGGAATCCGCATACAGCGATTCCATTGCCGACGGCATCGCCACCACCTCCACGCCGGACCGCCGCCACACCTGCCAAGCCGGTCCGGCGGGAATCGGGTGGATCGAGACGATCAACGCTTCGTTCCCGAGCGCCTTTTCCACGGCCGCCAGGGCCGCCGGCATCGTCTTGGCGCGGAAGGCGCGCGGCATCATCCGCTTTCCCCCGGCGGTCGGTTTATCGCTTGCGGGCATCCGGTAAACAGCCATGTCGAGCCATAGAAATCCGGCGAACCCGCCGGACAGATTCGACGGGCCGAAAATTCCGCCGACGGGATGGAGTTCCTCCGAATTGGAATATTGTCAGCATATCCGGCTAGAACCGAACGGACCGTAAAAGGCCGATGAACAGGCGATGAAATCCCGGTTAAAAGGCGGCGGAACAGAGACTTCCGTACCGGTGCGGCGGCGCACAGACTCTCAGGATGCCGGCCGGGGTCCGCCGGCGGAAGGCGGCAGGACCGTTGGATTCCGCGACTTTATGGTGATTTTATGGCTCGGAAGAATGGCGAAAAATAAGATGAAAGGACCGCAGCCATTTCGGCTGCGGCCGATTCCTGCGGAATTTATTCTTCTTTCCTGAAATCGGCTGAACCACTCGGGGCGCGAATTCCCATTGCACCCTCTCGAACGCGGACGAAACGCATGTCGCGAGTCGCCGGTGAATGCATGACACCTCAGATCGAATCCTCCGCCGCGCGCTTTGCCGCCGCGGGCCGGGAGCCGGGCCGGTACGGCGGCAAGGACGGCGCGGCTCCGCTGCGGGCGAAATTCCGCGTGCTGTTGGTGGATGACGACATCAATTATTCCTCGCTGGTAAACGATGTCTTGGGATTTGCAGAAAACTTCACCCTGGACCGGGCGGCCAACCTGCGCGAAATGTGGGCGCTGCTCGAAAAGAACGTCTACGACGCGCTGCTGCTGGATTACAGCTTTCCGGACGGATCGGGATTGGACGCCCTGCGCACCCTTGCGCAACAAAAACGGGAGTTCCCGGTGATCATCGTCACCGGGCGCGGCGACGAGCGGGTCGCCGCCCAAGCCATCCAGCAGGGAGCCACCGACTACCTGGTGAAGAGCCCGGAAACCGTGTTCGAACTTCCGGTGATCATCAACAAGGCGGTGCGCAACTACGCCAATCAGATCGAGCGCGTCCGCTCGCTGGAAAAAATCCATTACCAGGCGCTGCTGCTGGAAAACGTCCGCGACGCGGTGGTGGTCTGGGACGCCGAAGGCATCGTCACCTATTGGAATCCGGCGGCCGAGCGGCTGTACGGCTGGACGGCGTCGCAGATGATCGGGCGCGGGGTGAACGAGGTCTACGCCGGGATCTTCTCGCCGCCGCCGATCCCCGTCTCGGCCGATTCCAACGCCCCGCTCGAGGTGGAGCGGTCGGTGCGGACCAACCGCGGGGAAACCCTGTGGATCGGATCGCGGATCACGGAATTGCGCGACGAATACCGCGGCGGGTCGCTGCTCGGATTCATCGACGTGACCCGCGACATCACCGCGCGCCGGAGGGCCGAGGAGCAGATCCGGGCGGCGCAGTCGAGCCTGGTGGAAAGTGCGCGGCTGACGGCGATCGGCGAACTTGCCTCCGGAGTCGCACACCAGATCAACAACCCGCTGACGGCGATCATCGCCGAAGCCCAGCTCCTCGGCCGCCGTCTGGCGGAGGATTCCGCCGCCCGGGAAAGCGCGGCGATCATCGAACAGGCCGGCTGGAAAGCCCAACAGGCGGTCCAGGACCTGATGGATTTCTCGCGGGCCGACCCCGACACGCTGGAAAGCGTTTCGGTCAACGAAACGATTCGGAAGGCGGTGCGGATGGTGGGGGCGCCGATCCAGGCCGGAGGGGGGGGATTGGAGATCGACCTGGCGGAGGATCTGCCCGCGGTCCGGGGCTACCCGACCCGGCTTGAGGATTTGTGGGTCAACCTGCTGCTGCTTGCGCGTGACGCCGCCGCCGACGGGCGGGCGCACCGCATCCGCATCCGCTCCGCTGCCCGGGGGGAGGGGGCGGTAACGGTGGAGGTGGAGGACGACGGCCGGGCGATACCGGCCGAGGAACTCGATTCGCTTTTCGAGCCGCACTTCACCGGCGCCGTGGCGGGCCGCGGCAACGGGATGGAATTCAGCATCTGCCGGGAAATCGTTCGCCAGCACGGCGGGCAGATCCGGGCAACGAGCTCGGCGGATTGCGGTACAATCGTTGCGGTGGAACTACCCACGGAGGTCGGCAATGGATCTGGCGAACATCCTGGTCATTGAAGACGATGACATTGTCGCCCGGACGATCGAACGCAGCCTCCGGGGCGAGGAGTTCCGGGTCGATCTGGCTTCCAGCGGGGTGGAAGGGCTGAAGGCGGCCCGCCGCAACCGCCCGGACCTGATCATCCTCGACGTGATCATGCCGGGGATGGACGGATACGCCGTCTGCCGGGAAATCCGGGCCGATCCGGTCCTCACCGCGATCCCGGTCCTGTTCCTCACGGCGAAAATCAAGGACGAAGACAAGATCACCGGCTTCAACGCCGGCGCCGACGACTACCTCTGCAAACCGTTCAACATCGACGAACTTATTTTGCGCGTACGCGCCATTCTGCGCCGCACCCAACGGCAGACCGCCGCCGCCCCCCAGCCGGGAAACGCCGTGCAGGTGGGGGAATACGCCCTCGACACCGCGACCTTCGAACTGCAGACCCCCCACCGCGGCAAGGTCCGCCTGACGCCGGTCCAGTACGATCTGCTCTACCATCTGATGAGCCATCCGGGCCAGATCTACTCGCCGATGCGCCTCCTGAACGAAGTCTGGGATTACCCGACCGACACCGGCTCCCCGGATCTGGTCCGCGTGCACGTGAAAAACTTGCGCGAACTGGTCGAACTGGACCCGCGCACTCCGACCTTCATCCGCACCGTCCCCGGGTACGGATACACCATCACCACCGATCCCGCATAGGGTCGACGCCATGCGAAGCCCAAAGAAAAAAAAACGGCCCGCTCCGGCCTCGAAGAACCGGGCGGCCTTGGGAGATTCGGCAGGCAAGGGCGGACTCCGCCCGTCCGCGGCCCCGGCCGGGGAAAACGACAGGCTTCAGGCGGCGGCGATGGAATCTCTGGAATACATCCTGCAGACGATGCGGCGGGAGGCCGGCGCCATCGTCGTCCAATCCAGCGAGGAAGGGCGGCCCGTCCACATCGCGGCGAAGAACGTCCCTCCGGCGTGGAGCGGCTTGCAGACGGATCCGGAGCATCCCCTGCGCGCGGTCGTCGGCCGCGTGCTCAAGACGGGCCGGGAAGACCCCCCCAATTCCAAATTGGAGCTTGCCGCCGCCATCCCGCTGATGGCCCGCTCGTCGCAACAGGGGGTTTTGCTGATGGCCGGCGACCCCTTCCCGACTGCCGACCATTACCGATTGATCGAACTGGCGCACGTCGCGGGCCGCACTCTGCGCATCTCGCGCTCGACCGAATCCCTGCAGGCGGCGGACAAAGAGCTGGCGTCCCTGCACATGATCGCCTCGATCCTGTCATCCGACCTCGAGCTGGACGAGATCCAAAAGGCGATGGTGGCGGGGGTCCGGCAGATATTGGATTGCGAGTTCGGCTGCCTGGCG from Anaerolineales bacterium encodes the following:
- a CDS encoding GAF domain-containing protein produces the protein MSVPLKLLIVEDSPDDAELLMRELRNSGYELSATRVEDEEHFLAALGALPQIILMDFRLPEFNALRGLEILRDRSLDIPCIVISGILSDETAVECIRQGAADYLLKDRLARLGAAVDRAIREQEAKADWHRTELALHASEAQLLRLMENAQDIVLRYRRGGEPQFLYVNPSVRSITGFSPEEFYADPRLWGARVSVNGQEAPQPAREDPTGTALLEYGPKIRFLRKDGTTAWLEQRVALVREGADDPETVEGIIRDVTEREQRERELKAITSVANAMRSAPTRSDIYPILLQQLRDLLKADGVALAMKDAANDDMIVELAIGVWADRTGKRISHAMADDGGIAQPVRDARGMMNGLADVVCVPMISQGQTIGVLWAGCNAEVSDGELRILSAAADIAANALRRAALHEQTQRRLQHITALRAIDMAITSSLDLRVTLNFFLDQVTIRLGIHAASVLLLDPRTQILQFTAGRGFHTQALHHSKLRLGEGVAGRAALERRMISIPDLTKSSEGYRRAPLLTDEGFVSYFAAPLVAKGQVKGVLEIFHRAPLEPDNEWLEFLDTLAVQAAIAIDNAGLFEGLQRSNLELAMAYDATIEGWSRALDMRDRETEGHTQRVTDMTLRLARMMGVGEDELVHMRRGALLHDIGKMGIPDNILLKPGPLTDEEWVVMRRHPEYAYELLSMVNYLRPALPIPYCHHEKWDGTGYPRGLVAEAIPLAARLFAVVDVWDALRSERPYRKAWPDEKVRQYLQEQSGKHFDPQAMLLFMKVLDQDGPAGGSPDQSN
- the csrA gene encoding carbon storage regulator CsrA, producing the protein MLVLTRRTEESVVIGGNIVVTVLGVDGEKVKLGIDAPREVAILRSELLDVIQQQNRLAEKLASVPEPNALEGMRDLLAEEPGNAEAAPPAD
- a CDS encoding response regulator, whose product is MPKILIADDAEFFRVQTIRILAVEGFTVLEADNGVKAVELFQAEQPDVVLLDLNMPEKDGLAALKEILAAKPDAKVIMLASLGQEAHVLQAIRAGAKDYIVKPADKERIISAVQKIMGIAL
- a CDS encoding response regulator is translated as MTPQIESSAARFAAAGREPGRYGGKDGAAPLRAKFRVLLVDDDINYSSLVNDVLGFAENFTLDRAANLREMWALLEKNVYDALLLDYSFPDGSGLDALRTLAQQKREFPVIIVTGRGDERVAAQAIQQGATDYLVKSPETVFELPVIINKAVRNYANQIERVRSLEKIHYQALLLENVRDAVVVWDAEGIVTYWNPAAERLYGWTASQMIGRGVNEVYAGIFSPPPIPVSADSNAPLEVERSVRTNRGETLWIGSRITELRDEYRGGSLLGFIDVTRDITARRRAEEQIRAAQSSLVESARLTAIGELASGVAHQINNPLTAIIAEAQLLGRRLAEDSAARESAAIIEQAGWKAQQAVQDLMDFSRADPDTLESVSVNETIRKAVRMVGAPIQAGGGGLEIDLAEDLPAVRGYPTRLEDLWVNLLLLARDAAADGRAHRIRIRSAARGEGAVTVEVEDDGRAIPAEELDSLFEPHFTGAVAGRGNGMEFSICREIVRQHGGQIRATSSADCGTIVAVELPTEVGNGSGEHPGH
- a CDS encoding response regulator transcription factor, which encodes MDLANILVIEDDDIVARTIERSLRGEEFRVDLASSGVEGLKAARRNRPDLIILDVIMPGMDGYAVCREIRADPVLTAIPVLFLTAKIKDEDKITGFNAGADDYLCKPFNIDELILRVRAILRRTQRQTAAAPQPGNAVQVGEYALDTATFELQTPHRGKVRLTPVQYDLLYHLMSHPGQIYSPMRLLNEVWDYPTDTGSPDLVRVHVKNLRELVELDPRTPTFIRTVPGYGYTITTDPA